The following are from one region of the Trichoderma breve strain T069 chromosome 5, whole genome shotgun sequence genome:
- a CDS encoding cytochrome p450 domain-containing protein, giving the protein MRDVYRVLLAPNYLFGAVVVVGLLYVPGPWYTKWTSLIIKYHWLQGNRARYQHELHLKYGPLVRLTPNEVSVTNIEAVKKIYNARETYRKTSWYGDLSVTTENLFNTTRVEVHRRLRRLLSGAMSETSLQIAIPQVQSKVDLAIQRMGEEMERRGAADVIKWFLFMATDIIGELSFGDSFRTLEIGEKSGYTKDLENLGFLGAVRSAFPTFISMAKYLPIPFFTRPLQATRNMIRYSEESIARYRNLLDSDPTSVKWTLFTKVFKDTDKDALTPVELRANASGYIVAGSDSTAVTLTYLVWSVCRNPAVRVALLKELRTLPDDFNASHLRDLSYLNQVIDETLRLYSGIQSSLPRYVPEGGDDVAGYWLPGGTSICAQAYSMHRIPSVFPDPDVFDPSRWASPTREMKDSFMPFGNGSRICIGLHLARIELRYATARFFLTFPEAKVSTLEGFCDEDMVPKVFFFEEPKTKRCLIQRC; this is encoded by the exons ATGAGAGACGTCTATCGTGTTCTGCTTGCCCCCAACTACCTATTTGGGGCtgttgtggtggtgggaCTGCTTTAT GTGCCCGGTCCGTGGTATACCAAATGGACTTCCCTCATAATAAAATATCACTGGTTGCAGGGCAACCGAGCACGGTATCAGCATGAGCTACATCTCAAATATG GTCCTCTTGTCCGCCTCACCCCCAACGAAGTATCCGTCACCAACATCGAAGCTGTCAAGAAAATCTACAATGCTCGAGAGACGTACCGCAAGACATCCTGGTATGGCGACTTATCTGTCACAACGGAAaacctcttcaacaccactcGTGTCGAGGTACATCGCAGGCTACGAAGGCTTCTCTCAGGCGCAATGTCCGAAACGTCACTACAGATTGCTATTCCCCAAGTGCAGTCCAAAGTTGACCTTGCGATACAAAGAATGGGCGAAgaaatggagagaagaggcgcTGCAGATGTCATCAAATGGTTCCTCTTCATGGCGACAGACATTATCGGAGAGCTCTCCTTTGGTGACTCTTTCAGGACCTTGGAGATTGGCGAGAAGAGTGGCTACACAAAGGACTTGGAGAATCTGGGATTCCTTGGAGCCGTCCGCTCGGCTTTCCCGACATTCATTTCAATGGCGAAATACCTTCCCATTCCGTTCTTCACACGCCCACTCCAGGCAACGCGGAACATGATTCGTTACTCGGAAGAGTCCATTGCGCGTTATAGGAACCTTCTAGACTCTGACCCTACGAGTGTCAAATGGACCCTGTTCACCAAAGTCTTCAAAGACACGGACAAAGACGCTCTTACGCCAGTGGAGCTCAGGGCCAACGCATCAGGATACATTGTTGCCGGCAGCGACTCCACAGCCGTCACACTCACATACCTTGTCTGGTCCGTTTGTCGCAATCCAGCAGTGAGGGTAGCTCTTCTGAAAGAGCTGCGAACTCTCCCAGACGACTTTAATGCTTCTCACCTGCGTGACTTGAGTTACTTGAACCAGGTGATTGACGAGACACTGCGTTTGTACTCTGGCATTCAATCCTCTCTGCCGCGATATGTTCCCGAGGGCGGTGACGATGTTGCAGGATACTGGCTGCCTGGGGGCACGAGCATCTGCGCACAGGCATACAGCATGCACCGCATTCCCAGCGTGTTTCCGGATCCGGATGTCTTTGACCCTTCACGATGGGCATCGCCAacaagagagatgaaagattCTTTTATGCCTTTCGGCAATGGATCGCGAA TTTGCATCGGATTGCATCTTGCCCGGATTGAGCTGCGTTATGCGACCGcccgcttcttcttgacattTCCAGAGGCTAAAGTGTCGACGCTAGAAGGATTTTGCGATGAGGATATGGTTCCCAAGGTGTTCTTCTTTGAAGAGCCAAAGACTAAGCGATGTCTCATTCAGAGGTGTTGA
- a CDS encoding initiation factor 2 subunit family domain-containing protein, translating into MSESDAALAQPVSTELPLRTQPDDSTFDIVATYRDLLASDPDLTKPVAAIESLIALLNTVPSTTVYETLDTVKSHSDLLIASVENPLPLQAGTDLFLQYLVASLKQQDGSFDAVRQHLLRNGRLFASRAIAARNGIAEAGWRFVREGKCVLTHGASRSVTGLLERAAKNSEGKFRVVYVRDEVRAEESDRVVKELRSKGIPVAEIPEAAVAHVMGLLRQVHMVFTGAEAVTQNGGIISRIGTYQIAKLAAQAKIPFYVAAETHKFVRKFPLDQRDIGYQQEVLDFSATAPSKQPKDAVDYTPPELISNLVTENGVHLPGYVFEQLLDIYGSLNG; encoded by the exons ATGTCAGAATCAGACGCTG CCCTTGCGCAGCCAGTCTCGACTGAGCTTCCCTTGCGAACCCAGCCTGACGACTCGACCTTTGA CATCGTCGCCACATACAGAGACCTTCTCGCCTCCGACCCCGACCTCACAAAGCCCGTCGCCGCCATCGAATCCCTCATCGCCCTCCTCAACACCGTCCCCTCAACCACCGTATACGAAACCCTCGACACCGTCAAGTCCCATTCCGACCTCCTCATTGCCTCTGTCGAGAACCCGCTGCCCCTCCAGGCGGGAACcgacctcttcctccagTACCTCGTCGCTTCGCTGAAGCAGCAGGACGGCAGCTTCGACGCCGTACGGCAGCACCTGTTGCGCAATGGACGCCTGTTTGCGAGTAGGGCCATCGCAGCCAGGAATGGCATTGCGGAAGCGGGGTGGAGATTCGTCCGGGAAGGCAAGTGCGTGCTGACGCATGGAGCGTCACGATCGGTCACCGGGCTGCTGGAGCGAGCGGCCAAGAACAGCGAGGGCAAGTTTAGGGTCGTTTACGTGCGGGACGAAGTCCGGGCCGAGGAGAGCGATCGCGtggtcaaggagctgcggAGCAAGGGGATTCCTGTGGCAGAGATTCCAGAGGCTGCGGTGGCGCATGTCATGGGCTTGCTGCGACAGGTTCACATGGTATTTACGGGTGCCGAAGCTGTGACGCAGAACGGTGGCATTATCTCGCGGATCGGAACATATCAGATTGCCAAGCTGGCAGCACAGGCCAAGATTCCGTTCTATGTCGCTGCCGAGACACACAAGTTTGTGCGCAAGTTTCCTCTGGACCAGAGGGATATTGGCTACCAGCAGGAAGTGTTGGACTTTTCGGCTACGGCACCAAGCAAGCAGCCCAAGGATGCTGTCGACTACACT CCCCCGGAACTGATCTCAAACCTGGTAACGGAAAATGGTGTTCATCTGCCCGGATACGTAtttgagcagctcctcgaTATATACGGTAGCTTAAACGGCTGA
- a CDS encoding heterokaryon incompatibility protein (HET) domain-containing protein — MESNFQDIIPGSDPSKERKHPTEASHTRTMPEEPPSVEFLCQDCANLDLSEAFSAKDGAFYDAPIIAPGYFGYFNLWAVNVGHRYRVTRITDCILCQILFNSRADEGDSELGGDGDWIRAVSFYDISGLFAFANESNDFPFLMLFSNKWYDLWKNRERVRHHVQQSGYAALQQLNQQHAGPISLKAIPPEQSIAEHEPGMPYVALSYVWGQPQKQREMGDGKQLPAQLPLLIRDAMVITQAMGFRYLWVDRYCIDQNNSTVKHGQIRQMGAIYSNAEVTIIAAAGQDENYGLSGDPQAAIKSSKWSTRGWTFQEAVLSRRRLVFTEQQVYFELHIDDRSKSHQDGPNEVFGRYLSNVEEYSTRKLTYAEDSLNAFRGIAQQFWYRKHAVHNIWGMAYRMAPDKRTSSFVQSLTWRHAKNCWDLSQSPQRRPQFPSWSWAGWEGEVRYEFMFSKHTSWFVNLMSAVSFENQIDSPIALEMIEPNPNETCIFPIVILTAAVIPSELISFHPDATPRQHWRIGEYKAFLSLSYESVSECQFANDIHDSHTWQCVCIGGVLGKSSVMILKVGDGSDVWERAGVFALECYASDLKDMKETWEYKSFRVE, encoded by the exons ATGGAGTCTAACTTCCAGGACATTATCCCTGGGAGCGATCCCtcgaaagagagaaaacatcCCACAGAAGCCTCACATACCCGAACGATGCCAGAGGAGCCACCGTCTGTCGAGTTTCTATGTCAAGATTGCGCCAATCTGGATCTTTCAGAAGCATTCTCAGCCAAAGACGGTGCCTTTTACGACGCCCCCATCATCGCCCCTGGTTACTTTGGATACTTCAACCTCTGGGCCGTTAATGTTGGCCATCGATACCGAGTGACCAGAATAACGGACTGTATCCTATGCCAAATACTCTTCAATTCTCGGGCCGATGAAGGAGATTCTGAATTGGGTGGTGACGGCGACTGGATAAGAGCGGTGTCATTTTATGACATTTCTGGTTTATTTGCGTTCGCGAATGAGTCTAACGACTTTCCATTTCTAATGCTGTTTTCCAACAAATGGTATGATCTGTGGAAgaacagagagagagtcaGGCACCATGTTCAACAATCCGGGTATGCAGCACTCCAACAGCTCAACCAGCAACACGCAGGACCTATATCACTAAAGGCAATACCGCCG GAGCAATCTATTGCGGAGCATGAGCCCGGCATGCCGTATGTCGCTTTGAGCTACGTTTGGGGACAGCCccagaagcaaagagagatgGGTGACGGAAAACAGCTACCTGCTCAACTCCCATTGCTTATCCGAGATGCTATGGTGATTACTCAGGCAATGGGATTCCGATACTTATGGGTAGACCGATACTGCATCGATCAAAACAACTCAACGGTCAAGCATGGGCAAATTCGGCAGATGGGTGCAATATACAGCAACGCTGAAGTGACTATAATCGCTGCAGCAGGCCAAGATGAGAATTATGGTCTATCAGGA GACCCCCAAGCagcaatcaaatcatccaAATGGTCTACTCGAGGATGGACTTTTCAAGAGGCGGTCCTCAGCCGTCGCCGCCTTGTTTTCACGGAACAACAGGTATACTTTGA GTTGCACATCGACGACAGAAGCAAAAGCCACCAGGAC GGACCGAATGAAGTTTTCGGTCGCTATCTGTCGAATGTTGAAGAGTATTCCACCAGAAAATTGACCTATGCCGAGGACTCCCTGAACGCATTTCGAGGTATTGCGCAACAGTTCTGGTACAGAAAGCACGCCGTTCACAACATTTGGGGGATGGCATACCGAATGGCACCAGATAAACGAACATCTAGTTTCGTGCAGTCACTCACTTGGCGCCACGCAAAGAATTGCTGGGATCTCTCACAGAGTCCACAACGGCGACCGCAATTCCCTTCCTGGTCATGGGCAGGATGGGAAGGCGAAGTCCGATATGAATTCATGTTCTCTAAGCATACGTCGTGGTTCGTCAATCTAATGAGCGCCGTTTCATTTGAGAATCAAATCGATAGTCCCATAGCACTGGAGATGATCGAGCCAAACCCTAATGAGACTTGTATTTTCCCCATTGTGATACTCACCGCAGCAGTCATTCCCTCAGAGCTCATTTCCTTTCACCCCGATGCAACTCCGAGGCAACACTGGCGGATAGGGGAATACAAAGCATTCCTATCATTGTCTTATGAGTCTGTGTCTGAATGTCAATTCGCCAACGATATTCATGATAGTCATACATGGCAATGCGTCTGTATCGGAGGGGTTCTCGGAAAGTCGTCGGTCATGATTTTGAAAGTAGGTGACGGCTCGGATGTGTGGGAACGGGCTGGAGTGTTTGCTCTTGAGTGCTATGCGTCCGACTTAAAGGACATGAAGGAAACCTGGGAATATAAATCATTTAGAGTTGAATAA